One region of Dysidea avara chromosome 1, odDysAvar1.4, whole genome shotgun sequence genomic DNA includes:
- the LOC136265217 gene encoding uncharacterized protein produces MVDCLTDCPDIIPMRNNTSTQHLVQSLTQSFCRTAVPDIVWSDGGPQFTSKCFNDFASQWGFEHKTSSPHYPQSNGKVEATVKSMKKIIASSWGNRSVKLNVMCRALLQYRNTPSRKNGQSPAQKLYGRPIQDTLPAHRRSFSPEWQCSTLETEQLAEHTLAQTVLYYNSHAQELQDIQLGSTVALQNPWTKLWDIYGTVVNVSPHRRYSVKSQSGRVLVRNRRFLRHRTPASLCTPGRNNPHPDTPPRPEEITRYPNDNQDLQALPPLSQDPQTPIQYPQTPPQELRRSEHTCRPPQCLIEDPQWS; encoded by the coding sequence ATGGTTGACTGCCTCACAGACTGTCCAGACATTATCCCCATGCGAAACAACACCTCCACACAGCACTTGGTCCAATCATTGACCCAGTCATTCTGCCGCACTGCAGTTCCAGACATAGTGTGGTCAGATGGTGGGCCACAATTCACTTCTAAGTGTTTTAATGATTTTGCCAGTCAGTGGGGATTTGAGCACAAGACATCGTCACCACATTACCCTCAGAGTAATGGTAAGGTTGAGGCCACTGTAAAGTCCATGAAAAAGATCATTGCATCGTCCTGGGGTAACAGATCAGTGAAACTAAATGTTATGTGTCGGGCACTGCTGCAATACCGAAACACACCATCACGCAAAAATGGACAGTCTCCTGCACAGAAACTGTATGGTAGACCTATACAGGATACACTACCAGCACACCGACGCTCATTTTCACCGGAGTGGCAATGCAGCACCCTTGAAACTGAACAGTTAGCAGAACATACCTTAGCACAGACAGTGTTATATTACAACAGCCATGCCCAAGAACTCCAAGATATTCAACTGGGATCCACTGTGGCTCTACAGAACCCTTGGACAAAGCTCTGGGACATATATGGCACAGTGGTCAATGTTAGTCCCCACCGCAGATACTCAGTGAAGAGTCAGAGTGGACGAGTCCTGGTACGTAATAGAAGATTTTTACGACATCGTACACCAGCCTCACTGTGCACACCAGGTAGAAATAACCCGCATCCAGATACTCCACCCCGTCCAGAAGAGATAACAAGATATCCGAATGACAACCAAGACCTCCAAGCTCTACCACCACTGTCACAAGATCCTCAGACGCCAATACAGTACCCACAGACCCCACCTCAAGAACTTCGTAGATCAGAGCATACCTGTAGACCACCACAATGCCTGATAGAGGATCCCCAATGGTCATGA